From the genome of Perca fluviatilis chromosome 1, GENO_Pfluv_1.0, whole genome shotgun sequence, one region includes:
- the si:rp71-81e14.2 gene encoding uncharacterized protein si:rp71-81e14.2 codes for MKNLCWSTLLLCVFANAENNAVWREAGKNVTLKCSSAGCPRSIEGSDGMYLYHSQDQDHKQQKEVLYYHPYPGSTDKITPRTGYTGRIETKGSLSNHNITISNLTVNDSGFYSCVYINNVHVPCSTYTLFISGVVPCSTAAAEVSRVPVNEKSLPLVLIIIAACTVSTLVTVMLILLIVPRVKRWTSRRRRRTSVSQVSSDYVYEVMNGFRHAQKQSPPNP; via the exons ATGAAGAACCTCTGTTGGTCCACACTGTTGCTCTGCGTTTTTGCCAATGCag AGAATAATGCAGTGTGGCGAGAGGCTGGCAAGAACGTCACCTTAAAGTGTTCCTCCGCTGGATGTCCCCGCAGCATTGAAGGGTCTGATGGGATGTATCTGTATCACAGTCAAGATCAAGATCATAAGCAGCAGAAAGAGGTGCTTTACTATCACCCCTATCCAGGATCAACTGACAAAATAACCCCGCGAACTGGATACACAGGCAGGATTGAGACAAAAGGATCATTGTCGAACCACAACATCACCATCAGCAACCTGACCGTGAACGACTCTGGTTTCTACAGTTGTGTCTACATCAACAATGTTCATGTCCCATGCAGCACCTACACACTTTTTATAAGCG GGGTGGTACCATgttccacagcagcagcagaagtgtCTCGTGTCCCTGTCAATGAGAAAAGTCTACCTCTGGTCCTAATCATTATCGCCGCCTGCACCGTCAGCACCCTAGTAACTGTGATGTTGATCCTGCTGATAGTCCCGAGG GTGAAACGATGGActagcagaagaagaagaagaacgagTGTTTCGCAAGTCTCCAGTGATTATGTGTATGAAGTTATGAACGGCTTTCGCCATGCTCAAAAGCAGTCGCCGCCAAACCCTTAG